Proteins from a genomic interval of Streptomyces sp. NBC_01445:
- a CDS encoding RDD family protein gives MSAPTPAPGDDRPRDGYYPDPSIPGYVRYWNGAAWVPGTSRPAPSDGEPLAAPAGVTPAPAPSPSPSPSPSPLPVEETGPVFLDEEPERYSDEPVAPEPATAWQADASHQTGFGGEQDRRVSWGADPRVPAPPQEERTDGALTARPAQPEPPTPPTDGTVTFRRPTPSVDRPEGTMTMRALSAPQVPGQQLPAAQGPVVQGQGPASQEAAGRHAQGHQGHQGQQVEGHQAQQPAPQQADSQPQPLPHQGFAPQGPARQPPAHQAQAPQAAPLQPHAPQAGRPGAVPPQAAAASPTPMTSGPGGGSPSWAQQVHQLARPGQSGQPGQSARPAAGEPAEPEGPVTPWKPVANDPFLAAAQAQASARPAGPGKRLAARLIDTVVLGAVTAVAAVPLGTKAVDHIDGKIDAAKASGRQATVWLLDGTTGAYLGIVLAVLLVAGVLYEALPTAKWGRTLGKKVCGLQVRDIEEHAAPTFGAALRRWLVYSVTGLLAIGVVGVLWCLFDRPWRQCWHDKAARTFVAG, from the coding sequence ATGAGCGCCCCAACTCCGGCCCCCGGCGACGACAGGCCCCGCGACGGGTACTACCCCGACCCGTCCATTCCCGGATATGTCCGGTACTGGAACGGTGCCGCGTGGGTGCCCGGCACGAGCCGCCCGGCCCCGTCCGACGGCGAACCCCTCGCCGCCCCCGCCGGGGTGACCCCGGCCCCCGCCCCTTCGCCTTCGCCCTCTCCTTCTCCTTCGCCTTTGCCCGTCGAGGAGACCGGCCCGGTTTTCCTCGACGAGGAGCCGGAGCGGTACTCGGACGAGCCGGTCGCACCCGAACCCGCCACGGCATGGCAGGCGGACGCGTCCCACCAGACCGGCTTCGGCGGCGAGCAGGACCGCCGCGTGTCCTGGGGCGCCGACCCGCGCGTGCCTGCTCCGCCGCAGGAGGAGCGCACGGACGGCGCGCTCACGGCCCGCCCCGCACAGCCGGAGCCCCCGACGCCGCCCACGGACGGGACCGTCACGTTCCGCCGCCCCACCCCGTCCGTGGACCGTCCCGAGGGCACGATGACGATGCGAGCGCTGTCAGCTCCGCAGGTGCCGGGTCAGCAGCTGCCTGCGGCGCAAGGGCCTGTGGTGCAGGGGCAGGGGCCGGCATCCCAGGAGGCGGCCGGTCGGCACGCGCAGGGCCACCAGGGCCACCAGGGTCAGCAAGTTGAGGGCCACCAGGCCCAGCAGCCCGCGCCCCAACAGGCCGACTCCCAGCCTCAGCCCCTGCCCCATCAGGGCTTCGCCCCGCAGGGGCCGGCTCGGCAACCCCCGGCCCATCAGGCGCAGGCTCCACAAGCCGCCCCGCTCCAGCCCCACGCGCCCCAGGCCGGTCGCCCGGGTGCGGTCCCGCCGCAGGCCGCTGCCGCCTCCCCCACCCCCATGACCTCCGGTCCCGGCGGGGGTTCGCCGTCCTGGGCGCAGCAGGTGCACCAGCTCGCCCGACCCGGTCAGTCCGGGCAGCCCGGCCAGTCCGCTCGGCCCGCCGCAGGCGAACCCGCGGAGCCGGAAGGCCCCGTCACGCCGTGGAAGCCCGTGGCCAACGACCCGTTCCTGGCGGCAGCCCAGGCGCAGGCGTCGGCGCGGCCCGCCGGGCCCGGCAAGCGTCTCGCGGCGCGGCTCATCGACACGGTGGTGCTCGGCGCGGTCACCGCGGTGGCGGCCGTTCCGCTCGGCACCAAGGCCGTCGACCACATCGACGGGAAGATCGACGCGGCGAAGGCGTCGGGCCGCCAGGCCACGGTCTGGCTGCTGGACGGCACGACCGGCGCCTACCTCGGCATCGTCCTCGCCGTCCTCCTCGTCGCCGGTGTCCTCTACGAGGCACTGCCGACCGCCAAGTGGGGCCGCACCCTGGGCAAGAAGGTGTGCGGGCTCCAGGTGCGGGACATCGAGGAGCACGCGGCGCCGACGTTCGGCGCCGCGCTGCGGCGCTGGCTGGTGTACAGCGTGACGGGCCTGCTGGCCATCGGGGTCGTCGGCGTGCTGTGGTGCCTGTTCGACCGGCCCTGGCGCCAGTGCTGGCACGACAAGGCGGCCCGTACGTTCGTCGCGGGCTGA
- a CDS encoding RDD family protein — protein sequence MSTEPPPPGSGQPPEDDPFRKPPPSQSGGGSPYDGPGNGPGNPYDSAPPPPGGTPPPPYGGGGGGEGGPYGGDPYGSDPLAGMPPLADSGKRVLARIIDIILVSIVVGLLSWAFGIAEYQTNPDKIEYGKQFGQSVLAAILYIGYDTFMTARTGQTLGKRLLKLRVANLNDGATPSVQTNLVRAAVLWLPAVFCCACIWTAICGGWSFFDKPYKQGLHDKAAKTVVVSTG from the coding sequence ATGAGCACCGAACCGCCGCCCCCCGGCTCAGGCCAGCCCCCGGAAGACGACCCGTTCAGGAAGCCGCCGCCGTCCCAGAGCGGCGGTGGCTCACCGTACGACGGCCCGGGGAACGGCCCGGGGAACCCGTACGACTCCGCGCCGCCCCCGCCCGGCGGCACCCCGCCGCCCCCGTACGGCGGCGGTGGTGGTGGAGAAGGAGGCCCCTACGGGGGTGATCCCTACGGGAGTGACCCGCTGGCCGGGATGCCGCCCCTGGCGGACAGCGGCAAGCGCGTGCTCGCGCGGATCATCGACATCATCCTGGTCAGCATCGTCGTGGGGCTGCTGTCCTGGGCGTTCGGGATCGCCGAGTACCAGACGAACCCCGACAAGATCGAGTACGGCAAGCAGTTCGGCCAGTCCGTCCTCGCCGCGATCCTCTACATCGGCTACGACACGTTCATGACCGCGAGGACCGGCCAGACCCTGGGCAAGCGGCTGCTCAAGCTGCGCGTGGCGAACCTCAACGACGGGGCCACGCCCAGCGTCCAGACCAACCTGGTGCGCGCCGCGGTCCTGTGGCTGCCGGCGGTGTTCTGCTGCGCCTGCATCTGGACCGCGATCTGCGGCGGCTGGAGCTTCTTCGACAAGCCCTACAAGCAGGGCCTGCACGACAAGGCCGCGAAGACGGTGGTGGTCAGCACCGGCTGA
- a CDS encoding immune inhibitor A domain-containing protein, which produces MTTKRRALRSAAVLVTLAATAAAGSVLATGAQADTPAVGSSTSHGKTYGGKGHVIGGPFSQQMEQQRKTALEQVLSGKSKVVKRDGSQVVQLGKDKYVELGRERTDKIFTILTEFGDKVDNTTLVDRADDDTPDLKPKYGGTPGPLHNQIAEPDRAKNNSTAWQKDYSSKHFQDLYFGSGKGVDSLKTYYEKTSSGRYSVDGEVSDWVKVPYNEARYGSNYCGADNCPNVEDLVRDGVTAWVEEQKAAGKSDADIKTDLAQYDQWDRTDHDNDGNFNEPDGYIDHFQIVHAGEDGSAGGGAQGGDSLWAHRGYAYGRDDGDTGPTGFKAGGTPVGDTGIWVGDYTMQPENGGLGVFAHEYGHDLGLPDLYDTTYSGENSVGFWSLMSAGSWLGTGKDSIGDMPGDMTAWDKLQLGWLNYDKAKAATKSTHTLGVSEYNTKRKQALVVELPEKKNVTTEIVKPTEGAKQWWSDYGDDLSNTLTRPVDLTGKSKAALELDGWYDIEKDYDYLYTQVSTDDGASWKTIDGTADGVTIPRDGGDKPALTGVSGKFQHLVFPLDAYAGQKISVRFRYKTDGGAGGMGFTADNLTVKADGQALFTDNAEGDDNGWTARGFSRVGASVTGDFPQFYLAENRQYVSYDKTLKVGPYNFGWRDGGAKNDWVEHLAYRPGLMIWQWDTSQRNNNVGQHPGKGLILPVDSHAKPLKWADGKYITNKLQPYDAAFSWFPNRGFSLHKLGVETKIPAQLGVPVFDDHKGTYWYKENATGSVQTTDTNTRISIVGQPLDGSSITVKVGPSAK; this is translated from the coding sequence GTGACCACCAAGAGACGGGCGTTGAGATCCGCCGCCGTGCTCGTGACGCTGGCCGCGACCGCGGCTGCCGGATCGGTCCTCGCGACGGGCGCCCAGGCCGACACCCCGGCCGTAGGAAGCTCCACGTCGCACGGCAAGACGTACGGGGGCAAGGGGCACGTCATCGGCGGCCCCTTCAGCCAGCAGATGGAGCAGCAGCGCAAGACGGCGCTGGAGCAGGTGCTCTCCGGGAAGTCCAAGGTCGTCAAGCGCGACGGCTCGCAGGTCGTGCAGCTCGGCAAGGACAAGTACGTCGAGCTGGGCCGGGAGCGGACCGACAAGATCTTCACGATCCTGACGGAGTTCGGCGACAAGGTCGACAACACGACGCTGGTCGACCGCGCCGACGACGACACGCCTGACCTGAAGCCCAAGTACGGGGGCACGCCGGGCCCGCTGCACAACCAGATAGCGGAGCCGGACCGTGCCAAGAACAACAGCACGGCCTGGCAGAAGGACTACAGCAGCAAGCACTTCCAGGACCTGTACTTCGGTTCGGGCAAGGGAGTCGACTCGCTGAAGACCTACTACGAGAAGACGTCGTCGGGCCGCTACTCGGTCGACGGTGAGGTCTCGGACTGGGTCAAGGTGCCTTACAACGAGGCCCGTTACGGCTCCAACTACTGCGGTGCCGACAACTGCCCGAACGTCGAGGACCTGGTCCGCGACGGCGTGACCGCGTGGGTCGAGGAGCAGAAGGCGGCCGGCAAGTCCGACGCCGACATCAAGACGGACCTCGCCCAGTACGACCAGTGGGACCGCACGGACCACGACAACGACGGCAACTTCAACGAGCCCGACGGCTACATCGACCACTTCCAGATCGTCCACGCGGGCGAGGACGGGTCGGCCGGCGGCGGCGCACAGGGCGGCGACTCCCTGTGGGCGCACCGCGGTTACGCCTACGGCCGCGACGACGGCGACACCGGCCCGACCGGCTTCAAGGCGGGCGGCACCCCGGTCGGCGACACCGGCATCTGGGTCGGCGACTACACGATGCAGCCGGAGAACGGCGGCCTCGGCGTCTTCGCCCACGAGTACGGCCACGACCTCGGCCTGCCCGACCTGTACGACACCACGTACAGCGGCGAGAACTCGGTCGGCTTCTGGTCTCTGATGTCGGCGGGCTCCTGGCTCGGCACCGGCAAGGACTCCATCGGCGACATGCCGGGCGACATGACCGCCTGGGACAAGCTGCAGCTCGGCTGGCTCAACTACGACAAGGCCAAGGCGGCGACCAAGTCGACGCACACGCTGGGTGTTTCGGAGTACAACACCAAGCGCAAGCAGGCCCTCGTCGTCGAGCTGCCCGAGAAGAAGAACGTCACCACCGAGATCGTGAAGCCCACCGAGGGCGCGAAGCAGTGGTGGTCGGACTACGGTGACGACCTCTCCAACACCCTTACGCGCCCGGTCGATCTGACCGGCAAGTCGAAGGCGGCCCTCGAACTCGACGGCTGGTACGACATCGAGAAGGACTACGACTACCTGTACACGCAGGTGTCCACGGACGACGGCGCCAGCTGGAAGACGATCGACGGCACCGCCGACGGCGTCACCATCCCGCGCGACGGCGGCGACAAGCCGGCCCTGACCGGCGTCTCCGGCAAGTTCCAGCACCTGGTGTTCCCGCTGGACGCCTACGCGGGCCAGAAGATCAGCGTCCGCTTCCGCTACAAGACGGACGGCGGCGCCGGCGGCATGGGCTTCACCGCCGACAACCTCACCGTCAAGGCGGACGGCCAGGCGCTGTTCACCGACAACGCCGAGGGCGACGACAACGGCTGGACCGCGCGCGGCTTCTCGCGCGTCGGCGCCTCCGTGACGGGCGACTTCCCGCAGTTCTACCTCGCGGAGAACCGCCAGTACGTCTCCTACGACAAGACCCTCAAGGTCGGCCCGTACAACTTCGGTTGGCGTGACGGCGGTGCGAAGAACGACTGGGTCGAGCACCTCGCGTACCGCCCCGGCCTGATGATCTGGCAGTGGGACACCTCGCAGCGCAACAACAACGTCGGCCAGCACCCCGGCAAGGGCCTGATCCTGCCGGTCGACTCCCACGCCAAGCCGCTCAAGTGGGCCGACGGCAAATACATCACCAACAAGCTCCAGCCGTACGACGCCGCGTTCAGCTGGTTCCCGAACCGGGGCTTCTCGCTGCACAAGCTCGGCGTCGAGACCAAGATCCCGGCACAGCTGGGCGTCCCGGTCTTCGACGACCACAAGGGCACGTACTGGTACAAGGAGAACGCCACCGGCAGTGTCCAGACAACTGACACCAACACCCGGATCTCGATCGTCGGGCAGCCGCTCGACGGCTCGTCGATCACGGTGAAGGTGGGCCCCTCGGCGAAGTAG
- a CDS encoding isochorismatase family protein, which produces MRRALIVADVQNDFCEGGSLAVAGGADVAAAVTELIGQAPAGYRHVVATRDHHIAPGDHFSESPDYVHSWPAHCVAGTEGIGFHPNFAPVVASGAIDAVFDKGAYAAAYSGFEGLDENGVSLADWLRARGITDVDIVGIATDHCVRATALDAVREGFRAQVLLDLTAGVAAGTTAAALNEMRGAGVELSGKPVV; this is translated from the coding sequence ATGCGCCGCGCCTTGATCGTCGCAGATGTGCAGAACGACTTTTGTGAGGGCGGCAGCCTCGCGGTGGCGGGCGGGGCCGACGTGGCCGCGGCCGTCACCGAGCTGATCGGGCAGGCGCCCGCCGGGTACCGGCACGTCGTGGCCACCCGCGACCACCACATCGCGCCCGGTGACCACTTCTCCGAGTCCCCGGACTACGTCCACTCCTGGCCCGCGCACTGCGTGGCGGGCACGGAGGGGATCGGGTTCCATCCGAACTTCGCGCCCGTCGTCGCGTCCGGCGCGATCGACGCGGTCTTCGACAAGGGGGCGTACGCGGCCGCGTACAGCGGGTTCGAAGGGCTCGACGAGAACGGGGTGTCCTTGGCGGACTGGCTCCGTGCGCGGGGGATCACCGATGTGGATATCGTCGGAATCGCCACGGACCACTGCGTTCGCGCTACCGCGCTGGATGCGGTGCGGGAGGGGTTTCGGGCTCAGGTGTTGCTTGACCTGACGGCGGGGGTTGCTGCGGGGACCACTGCGGCGGCGCTGAATGAGATGCGGGGCGCCGGGGTCGAACTCAGCGGTAAGCCTGTCGTCTGA
- a CDS encoding nicotinate phosphoribosyltransferase, which yields MNTADLGLPVDVPSTALFTDHYELTMLQAALKAGTADRRSVFEVFTRRLPEGRRYGVVAGTGRVLDAVENFRFDARELGFLRERGIIDEPTLERLAAYRFSGDIWGYPEGEVYFPGSPILRVEGSFADCVLLETVILSILNHDSAIAAAASRMASAAAGRPLIEMGARRTHELAAVAASRAAYVGGFATTSDLAAGFRYGIPTVGTSAHAFTLLHDTERDAFRAQVDSLGEGTTLLVDTYDVTEAVRLAVEIAGPGLGAVRIDSGDLLLVAHRVRGQLDELGATETKIVVTSDLDEYAIASLAAAPVDAYGVGTQLVTGSGHPTCSMVYKLVARAESADPKAPLLPVAKKSMGAKTSVGGRKWAARRRDDQGAAEAEVIGTGPVPAELVDRQLLVELVKGGTVVAREPLDAVRERHIEALGGLPLSATQLSRGEAVIPTEYLVDAPA from the coding sequence ATGAACACAGCGGACCTTGGCCTGCCGGTGGATGTTCCGTCGACAGCGCTCTTTACCGATCACTACGAGCTCACGATGCTCCAGGCCGCGCTCAAGGCGGGCACGGCCGACCGGCGCTCGGTCTTCGAGGTCTTCACGCGCAGGCTGCCCGAGGGCCGCCGCTACGGCGTCGTGGCAGGCACCGGCCGGGTGCTGGACGCCGTCGAGAACTTCCGGTTCGACGCCCGCGAACTGGGCTTCCTGCGCGAGCGCGGCATCATCGACGAGCCGACCCTCGAACGGCTGGCCGCCTACCGCTTCAGCGGCGACATCTGGGGCTACCCCGAGGGCGAGGTGTACTTCCCCGGCTCCCCCATCCTGCGGGTCGAGGGCTCCTTCGCGGACTGCGTCCTCCTTGAGACGGTGATCCTCTCCATCCTCAACCACGACTCGGCGATCGCCGCCGCCGCCTCCCGCATGGCCTCCGCCGCGGCCGGTCGGCCGCTGATCGAGATGGGCGCGCGCCGCACGCACGAGCTGGCCGCCGTCGCCGCGTCCCGCGCCGCGTACGTGGGCGGCTTCGCCACCACCTCGGACCTCGCGGCCGGCTTCCGGTACGGGATCCCGACGGTCGGCACGTCCGCGCACGCCTTCACGCTGCTGCACGACACCGAGCGCGACGCGTTCCGCGCCCAGGTCGACTCCCTCGGCGAGGGCACGACCCTGCTCGTGGACACGTACGACGTCACGGAGGCCGTGCGCCTCGCCGTGGAGATCGCCGGGCCCGGGCTCGGCGCCGTGCGCATCGACTCCGGGGACCTGCTGCTCGTCGCGCACCGCGTGCGCGGACAGCTCGACGAACTCGGCGCCACCGAGACGAAGATCGTCGTCACGTCGGACCTCGACGAGTACGCCATCGCCTCGCTCGCGGCCGCGCCCGTCGACGCGTACGGCGTGGGAACGCAGCTGGTCACCGGCTCGGGGCACCCGACGTGCTCCATGGTCTACAAGCTCGTCGCGCGCGCCGAGTCCGCCGACCCGAAGGCGCCGCTGCTGCCCGTGGCAAAGAAGTCCATGGGCGCGAAGACGTCCGTGGGCGGGCGCAAGTGGGCCGCACGGCGGCGCGACGACCAGGGTGCCGCCGAGGCCGAGGTGATCGGCACGGGTCCCGTCCCGGCCGAGCTCGTCGACCGGCAGCTCCTGGTCGAGCTGGTCAAGGGCGGCACGGTCGTCGCGCGCGAGCCGCTGGACGCGGTACGCGAGCGGCACATCGAGGCGCTCGGCGGGCTGCCGCTCTCGGCGACGCAGCTCTCGCGCGGGGAAGCCGTGATTCCTACGGAGTATCTGGTGGACGCGCCCGCATAA
- the clpS gene encoding ATP-dependent Clp protease adapter ClpS produces the protein MGCVTAPAPLEIERTESAEETFAVPEPDVPWITLVHNDPVNLMSYVTYVFQTYFGYSKDKATKLMLDVHQKGRAVVSSGSREEMERDVQAMHGYGLWATLQQDRK, from the coding sequence ATGGGCTGTGTGACGGCTCCTGCACCCCTAGAGATCGAACGAACCGAGTCGGCGGAGGAGACCTTCGCCGTGCCCGAGCCGGACGTTCCCTGGATCACGCTCGTACACAACGACCCGGTCAACCTCATGAGTTACGTGACGTATGTCTTCCAGACGTACTTCGGGTACTCGAAGGACAAGGCCACCAAGCTGATGCTCGACGTGCATCAGAAGGGCCGTGCGGTCGTCTCCAGCGGGTCCCGCGAGGAGATGGAACGCGACGTTCAGGCCATGCACGGCTACGGTCTGTGGGCCACCCTTCAGCAGGACCGTAAGTAG
- a CDS encoding DUF2017 domain-containing protein — MPGHFEPIPGGGAAVALDEVEISIIRSLAVQLLELIGPGPGGDASGDPLAELFAEGPSEPPSDPVLQRLFPDAYGGPGGEEATVDKADEQRAHSAEFRRFTENDLRAGKREDALAVVRSLDALASPGEGGAVLKLSPEESVRWMRALNDLRLAIGTRLDITDEEDSDLLYRLPDEDPRKPMVMAYLWLGGLQETLVETLMP; from the coding sequence ATGCCAGGACACTTCGAACCGATTCCCGGCGGCGGTGCTGCCGTCGCGCTCGACGAGGTCGAGATCTCGATCATCCGCTCCCTGGCGGTCCAGCTCCTGGAGCTGATCGGCCCCGGGCCCGGTGGGGACGCGTCCGGCGACCCGCTCGCCGAGCTCTTCGCGGAGGGCCCGAGCGAGCCGCCGTCCGACCCGGTGCTCCAGCGCCTCTTCCCCGACGCCTACGGCGGCCCGGGGGGCGAGGAGGCGACGGTGGACAAGGCGGACGAACAGCGCGCGCACTCCGCCGAGTTCAGGCGCTTCACCGAGAACGACCTGCGGGCCGGCAAGCGCGAAGACGCGCTCGCGGTGGTCCGCTCGCTGGACGCGCTGGCGTCCCCTGGTGAGGGGGGAGCGGTCCTCAAGCTCTCGCCCGAGGAGTCCGTGCGCTGGATGCGCGCGCTCAACGATCTGCGCCTCGCGATCGGCACCCGCCTCGACATCACCGACGAGGAGGACTCGGATCTCCTCTACCGGCTCCCCGACGAGGACCCGCGCAAGCCGATGGTGATGGCCTACCTGTGGCTGGGTGGCCTCCAGGAGACTCTGGTCGAAACCCTTATGCCCTGA
- a CDS encoding amino acid permease, giving the protein MTSVQVGKQHDGNEAVQAPGESGEGEGYQRGLGARQIQMIAIGGAIGTGLFLGAGKGISKAGPSLILAYAIAGLVIFFIMRALGELLMYRPVSGSFSEYAREFIGPFAGFVTGWTYWLFWVVTGITEVTAAAQYMKYWTHDSVPQWLTALVFTLILYAVNLISVKLFGELEFWFSMVKVTAIVGMILICAGILTIGFSDAGDTASVTHLWSDGGFFPNGIGSTLMTLQMVMFAFLAVELVGVTAGESKDPKTVLPKAINTVPWRIAVFYVGALIMILSVVPWTSFQPGVSPFVAAFEKMGLGVGAAIVNFVVLTAALSSCNSGMYSTGRMLRDLALNGQGPKLFTKLTKSGTPLIGTTVSAAMMLVGVWINYQWPGEAFNYVVSFATISGMWAWIVILICQIRYRIKADRGELPQSSFKAPGGIIPSILALAFIAMVIVFMGIDKDARVSLYCAPLWAVILGISYVVLRSRNPQSAAFAKRKQPEQSKQSK; this is encoded by the coding sequence ATGACCTCAGTGCAGGTCGGCAAGCAACACGACGGCAATGAGGCCGTGCAGGCCCCCGGCGAGTCCGGTGAGGGCGAGGGTTACCAGCGCGGTCTCGGTGCCCGGCAGATCCAGATGATCGCCATCGGCGGCGCCATCGGGACAGGCCTCTTCCTCGGCGCGGGCAAGGGCATCTCGAAGGCGGGCCCCAGCCTGATCCTCGCGTACGCCATCGCGGGCCTCGTCATCTTCTTCATCATGCGGGCGCTCGGCGAGCTCCTCATGTACCGACCCGTCTCGGGCTCCTTCTCGGAGTACGCGCGTGAGTTCATCGGCCCGTTCGCGGGCTTCGTGACCGGCTGGACGTACTGGCTCTTCTGGGTCGTCACCGGCATCACCGAGGTCACCGCGGCCGCCCAGTACATGAAGTACTGGACCCACGACAGCGTCCCGCAATGGCTCACCGCGCTCGTCTTCACCCTCATCCTCTACGCCGTGAACCTGATCTCCGTGAAGCTCTTCGGTGAGCTGGAGTTCTGGTTCTCGATGGTGAAGGTCACCGCGATCGTCGGCATGATCCTCATCTGCGCCGGCATCCTCACGATCGGCTTCTCCGACGCGGGCGACACCGCCTCCGTCACGCACCTGTGGTCCGACGGCGGCTTCTTCCCGAACGGCATCGGCTCCACCCTCATGACCCTCCAGATGGTCATGTTCGCCTTCCTGGCCGTCGAGCTCGTCGGCGTCACCGCGGGCGAGTCCAAGGACCCGAAGACCGTCCTGCCCAAGGCCATCAACACCGTGCCGTGGCGCATCGCCGTCTTCTACGTCGGCGCACTGATCATGATCCTCTCGGTCGTGCCGTGGACGAGCTTCCAGCCGGGCGTCTCCCCGTTCGTCGCCGCCTTCGAGAAGATGGGCCTCGGCGTCGGCGCCGCGATCGTCAACTTCGTCGTCCTGACCGCGGCCCTGTCGTCCTGCAACTCCGGCATGTACTCCACCGGCCGCATGCTGCGTGACCTCGCGCTCAACGGCCAGGGCCCGAAGCTCTTCACCAAGCTCACCAAGAGCGGCACGCCCCTCATCGGCACGACGGTCTCCGCCGCGATGATGCTGGTCGGCGTCTGGATCAACTACCAGTGGCCCGGCGAGGCGTTCAACTACGTCGTCTCCTTCGCCACCATCTCCGGCATGTGGGCCTGGATCGTCATCCTGATCTGCCAGATCCGCTACCGCATCAAGGCCGACCGCGGCGAGCTGCCCCAGTCCTCCTTCAAGGCTCCCGGCGGCATCATCCCCAGCATCCTGGCGCTCGCCTTCATCGCCATGGTGATCGTGTTCATGGGCATCGACAAGGACGCCCGCGTCTCGCTCTACTGCGCGCCGCTGTGGGCCGTCATCCTCGGCATCTCGTACGTCGTCCTGCGCAGCCGCAACCCGCAGAGCGCGGCGTTCGCGAAGCGCAAGCAGCCGGAGCAGTCCAAGCAGTCCAAGTAG
- a CDS encoding M67 family metallopeptidase — MLTLTQALHDQIVAHARADHPDEACGVVAGPVGTGRPERFIPMLNAARSPTFYEFDSGDLLKLYREMDDRDEEPVIIYHSHTATEAHPSRTDITYANEPGAHYVLVSTADTDDAGPFQFRSFRIVEGVVTEEEVEVTP; from the coding sequence ATGCTGACCCTGACCCAGGCCCTCCACGACCAGATCGTCGCCCACGCGCGCGCCGACCACCCCGACGAGGCGTGCGGCGTCGTCGCGGGACCGGTGGGCACCGGCCGGCCCGAGCGCTTCATCCCGATGCTCAATGCCGCCCGCTCGCCCACGTTCTACGAGTTCGACTCGGGCGACCTGCTGAAGCTGTACCGCGAGATGGACGACCGGGACGAGGAGCCCGTGATCATCTACCACTCGCACACCGCGACCGAGGCCCACCCCTCCCGCACCGACATCACGTACGCGAACGAGCCGGGCGCCCACTACGTCCTCGTCTCCACCGCGGACACCGACGACGCGGGACCCTTCCAGTTCCGCTCGTTCCGTATCGTCGAGGGCGTCGTGACCGAGGAAGAGGTCGAGGTCACCCCGTAG
- a CDS encoding putative leader peptide produces the protein MVLHDVSDKTPGMLLVARLHVDLCRLASAICPNP, from the coding sequence ATGGTTCTTCACGACGTGAGCGACAAGACGCCGGGCATGCTGCTCGTGGCGCGCCTTCACGTCGACCTGTGCCGCCTCGCCAGCGCCATCTGTCCCAACCCCTGA
- a CDS encoding MoaD/ThiS family protein, with amino-acid sequence MAIEVRIPTILRTYTDGQKAVEGSGDTLAELFADLETRHTGIQARIVDGEQLRRFVNVYLNDEDVRFLDGITTKLADGDNVTILPAVAGGMA; translated from the coding sequence ATGGCCATCGAGGTCCGCATCCCGACCATCCTCCGCACCTACACCGACGGCCAGAAGGCCGTCGAGGGCAGCGGGGACACGCTCGCCGAGCTCTTCGCCGACCTCGAGACCCGCCACACGGGCATCCAGGCGCGCATCGTCGACGGCGAGCAGCTGCGCCGCTTCGTGAACGTCTACCTGAACGACGAGGACGTCCGCTTCCTGGACGGCATCACCACCAAGCTCGCCGACGGCGACAACGTCACGATCCTGCCGGCCGTGGCCGGCGGCATGGCCTGA